Proteins encoded in a region of the Paenibacillus pedocola genome:
- a CDS encoding TetR/AcrR family transcriptional regulator has protein sequence MGGTVSHKHTAILDAAYELFGSEGFYETKMSEVAERAGIAKGTVYLYFKSKEELFMAVTRRDCEDFLQRLEKLLQACSTLADKLSAIAGHHLLYYYERKQHTKLFFRAPNNNPELMAYMTQFMEEYMQSVMKVMQESGAAEPELLAESYIGMLDRLKMDIMLRPGFSEADAHKRAEFAAGLFIHGALGSQNVPAVHTLHEDHQEEA, from the coding sequence TTGGGCGGCACAGTAAGTCACAAGCATACAGCCATTTTGGATGCCGCGTATGAACTTTTTGGTTCGGAAGGCTTCTACGAGACGAAGATGTCGGAAGTGGCAGAACGTGCGGGAATTGCCAAGGGCACGGTCTATTTATATTTCAAAAGCAAGGAAGAGCTGTTCATGGCCGTCACACGCCGTGACTGTGAGGACTTCCTCCAGCGGCTTGAAAAGCTACTGCAGGCTTGCAGCACCCTCGCGGATAAGCTGTCGGCCATTGCCGGACATCACCTGCTGTACTATTATGAGCGTAAGCAGCATACTAAACTGTTCTTCCGGGCCCCTAATAACAATCCGGAGCTGATGGCCTACATGACCCAATTCATGGAAGAATACATGCAGTCTGTAATGAAGGTTATGCAGGAGAGCGGTGCCGCCGAACCGGAGCTGCTGGCAGAGTCTTATATCGGCATGCTGGACAGGCTGAAGATGGATATTATGCTGCGTCCCGGTTTTTCGGAGGCGGATGCGCATAAGCGGGCAGAATTTGCTGCAGGACTCTTTATCCACGGCGCATTAGGCAGCCAGAATGTGCCGGCGGTACATACACTGCATGAAGATCATCAAGAAGAAGCGTAA
- a CDS encoding ABC-F family ATP-binding cassette domain-containing protein yields MNIMTVEHLSKSYGEKTLFQDASFGMDDRDKIGVIGVNGTGKSTFLKIIAGLDTADDGQIAIGNDVRVQYLAQNPPYEPGNTVLQQVFAGDDPDLRTMREYMEILAELDKSPGNAELEGAMVRIGHKIDAAGIWHLESEAKTVLTKLGITRFDAQMGTLSGGQRKRVALAAALITPSELLILDEPTNHIDTDSVAWLEQYLQKRRGALLMVTHDRYFLERVASVMLELDGGRLYRYEANYSRFLELKADREEREASAEQKRKNLLRTELAWIRRGAKARSTKQKARIDRFEKLKESTGGSAAGSLDISVASTRLGRKIIEMKDLTKSMDGRTLIKDLTYIAVPQDRVGIVGPNGSGKSTLLNLIAGKLQPDSGEVQLGATVKLGYFTQEHQDMDDSMRAIEYVKEEAEVIRTADGSVITAGQMLERFLFPPAMQWTPISKLSGGEKRRLYLLRVLMGAPNVLLLDEPTNDLDIGTLSVLEDYLDEFPGVVFTVSHDRYFLDRTIDKLIAFENGQIRLHVGDYSEYEEWLAKNVPAQSSADKEMNGKQNTVQEPAASAAAVPPAREKVKFTFKEQREYETIDEMIGQAEQHLVDITAQMEAAFADSGRLQELVEQQRQGEAELDRLMERWTYLNELAERIAGKA; encoded by the coding sequence ATGAATATTATGACTGTGGAGCATCTATCCAAAAGCTATGGAGAGAAAACATTGTTCCAGGATGCATCGTTCGGGATGGATGACCGGGATAAGATCGGCGTTATCGGTGTGAATGGAACAGGAAAATCTACCTTTCTGAAAATTATCGCAGGTTTGGATACTGCCGATGATGGACAAATCGCTATCGGCAACGATGTGCGGGTGCAGTACCTGGCGCAGAATCCACCGTACGAGCCGGGCAATACCGTGCTGCAGCAGGTGTTTGCCGGGGATGATCCGGACCTTCGTACGATGCGTGAATATATGGAGATCCTGGCTGAGCTGGACAAGAGCCCAGGCAATGCGGAACTTGAAGGTGCAATGGTCCGGATTGGGCATAAGATTGACGCAGCCGGCATCTGGCATCTGGAGAGCGAAGCCAAAACGGTGCTGACCAAGCTCGGCATCACCCGCTTTGACGCACAAATGGGAACGCTATCGGGCGGTCAGCGCAAGCGTGTAGCACTAGCGGCTGCACTTATTACGCCTTCTGAGCTGCTGATTCTGGATGAGCCTACGAACCATATCGATACCGATTCGGTGGCCTGGCTGGAACAATATTTGCAGAAACGGCGCGGAGCGCTGCTGATGGTTACGCATGACCGCTACTTCCTGGAGCGGGTAGCCAGCGTGATGCTGGAGCTGGACGGCGGACGCCTCTACCGCTATGAAGCGAACTATTCACGGTTCCTGGAGCTGAAAGCCGACCGCGAAGAGCGTGAGGCCTCAGCGGAGCAGAAACGCAAGAACCTGCTGCGCACGGAGCTGGCGTGGATCCGGCGCGGTGCCAAGGCCCGTTCGACCAAGCAGAAGGCCAGAATCGACCGCTTCGAGAAGCTCAAGGAAAGCACAGGAGGAAGCGCGGCGGGATCACTGGACATTTCGGTGGCTTCCACGCGGCTGGGCCGCAAGATCATCGAGATGAAGGACCTGACTAAATCCATGGACGGGCGGACCCTGATTAAAGATCTGACCTATATCGCGGTACCGCAGGATCGGGTCGGCATCGTTGGCCCGAACGGCAGCGGCAAATCTACCCTGCTTAATCTGATTGCCGGGAAGCTGCAGCCGGACAGCGGCGAAGTTCAGCTGGGCGCTACGGTCAAGCTGGGGTATTTCACTCAGGAGCATCAGGATATGGATGACAGCATGCGGGCGATTGAGTATGTTAAGGAAGAGGCAGAGGTGATCCGTACAGCTGACGGCAGTGTGATTACGGCAGGCCAGATGCTAGAACGGTTCCTGTTCCCTCCAGCCATGCAGTGGACGCCGATTTCCAAGTTGTCCGGCGGCGAGAAAAGACGCCTGTACCTGCTGCGCGTACTGATGGGGGCACCGAACGTGCTGCTGCTGGATGAGCCGACCAATGATCTGGATATCGGCACACTGTCAGTGCTCGAAGACTACCTCGATGAATTCCCTGGTGTCGTCTTTACCGTATCCCATGACCGCTATTTTCTGGATCGTACCATCGATAAGCTGATCGCATTTGAGAACGGCCAAATCCGGTTACATGTCGGGGATTACAGTGAATATGAAGAATGGCTGGCGAAGAATGTACCTGCGCAGAGCAGCGCGGACAAAGAAATGAACGGTAAACAGAATACTGTTCAGGAGCCGGCCGCGAGTGCCGCGGCAGTCCCTCCGGCCCGGGAAAAAGTCAAATTCACCTTCAAGGAACAGCGTGAATACGAAACAATTGATGAGATGATCGGGCAGGCGGAACAGCATCTCGTGGATATCACTGCGCAGATGGAAGCGGCCTTTGCCGACTCGGGCAGATTGCAGGAGCTGGTCGAACAGCAGCGGCAGGGTGAAGCGGAGCTGGATCGGCTGATGGAGCGCTGGACGTATCTAAATGAGCTTGCGGAGAGAATTGCCGGCAAGGCTTAG